In Malus sylvestris chromosome 15, drMalSylv7.2, whole genome shotgun sequence, a single genomic region encodes these proteins:
- the LOC126605750 gene encoding uncharacterized protein LOC126605750, translated as MSGPSDRRFDLNLGEETAMPSPDNIWRPSFISPTGPLTVGDSVMKNDMTAAVVARNLLTPKDNRLLSKRSDELAVKDSLALSVQCAGSVSNMAQRLFARTRQVESLAAEVMSLKQEIRGLKHENKQLHRLAHDYATNMKMKLDQMKESDGKVLLDHQRFVGLFQRHLLPSSSGAVPGNEASNDEPPMPPPSGVLSSTEAPDNHPPVLSLSGALPTAETSPKQPL; from the coding sequence atgtctggaccctccgaccgtcgttttgacttgaaccttggagaagagacagccatgccttctccagacaacatatggcgcccatccttcatatcccctactggtcctcttaccgttggggattctgtgatgaagaatgatatgaccgctgcagtggtggccaggaaccttctcactcccaaagataacagactactttccaaacggtctgatgagttggctgttaaggactctctggctcttagtgttcagtgtgcaggttctgtgtctaatatggcccaacgcctatttgctagaacccgccaagttgaatcattggctgctgaagtgatgagtctcaaacaggagattagagggctcaagcatgagaataagcagttgcaccggctcgcccatgactatgctacaaacatgaagatgaagcttgaccagatgaaggaatctgatggtaaggttttacttgatcatcagcggtttgtgggtttgttccaaaggcatttattgccttcgtcctctggggctgtacctggtaatgaagcttcaaatgatgaacctccaatgcctcctccttctggggttttgtcaagtactgaggctccggataaccaccctccggtgctttctctttctggggctctaccgactgctgagacttcccctaagcaacctttgtga